One window of Leptotrichia trevisanii DSM 22070 genomic DNA carries:
- a CDS encoding saccharopine dehydrogenase family protein, protein MGKKALVIGAGGVSNVVCHKCAQNSEVFSSIMIASRRKVKCDEIRERIEKSKYAGRIEIQTAQVDANNVPELVALINEYKPDIVINVALPYQDLTIMDACLETKTDYLDTANYEPLDTAKFEYKWQWAYKEKFEKAGITAILGSGFDPGVTGVFSAYAQKHYFDEINYIDILDANAGDHGYPFATNFNPEINIREVTANGSYWEDGKWVETEPMEIKRVYNFPQIGEKDMYLLHHEELESLALNIKGIKRIRFFMTFGQSYLTHLKVLENVGMTSIEPIEFEGKQIVPLQFLTAVLPDPASLGPRTKGKTNIGNIFRGKKDGVEKTYYVYNVCDHQECYKEVSSQAISYTTGVPAMIGAAMVLTGEWKKPGVFNVEEMNPDPFMDALNKFGLPWVEDFNPTLVD, encoded by the coding sequence ATGGGAAAAAAAGCGTTAGTAATCGGAGCTGGAGGAGTGTCAAATGTAGTCTGCCATAAATGTGCACAAAATTCAGAAGTATTTAGTTCAATTATGATAGCCAGCCGTAGAAAAGTAAAATGTGATGAAATCAGGGAAAGAATTGAAAAAAGCAAGTATGCTGGAAGAATTGAGATTCAGACTGCACAGGTTGATGCTAATAATGTGCCTGAACTGGTGGCGTTGATTAATGAATACAAGCCTGATATTGTGATAAATGTGGCTTTACCATATCAAGACTTGACAATTATGGATGCTTGTTTAGAAACTAAGACTGATTATTTGGATACAGCGAATTATGAACCTTTGGACACAGCAAAATTTGAGTACAAATGGCAATGGGCTTATAAGGAAAAATTTGAAAAGGCTGGAATTACGGCTATTTTAGGAAGTGGATTTGATCCAGGTGTTACTGGAGTATTTTCAGCATATGCACAAAAGCATTATTTTGATGAAATAAATTACATTGATATTCTTGACGCAAATGCTGGAGATCACGGTTATCCATTTGCAACAAATTTTAATCCTGAAATTAATATTAGGGAAGTTACGGCTAATGGAAGTTACTGGGAAGACGGAAAATGGGTAGAAACAGAGCCAATGGAAATTAAAAGAGTGTATAATTTTCCGCAAATTGGAGAAAAGGATATGTACTTGCTGCACCACGAAGAACTGGAATCGCTTGCATTAAATATTAAAGGGATTAAAAGAATTAGATTCTTTATGACTTTTGGGCAAAGTTACCTTACTCATTTAAAAGTGCTTGAAAATGTTGGAATGACTTCGATTGAGCCAATAGAATTTGAAGGAAAGCAAATTGTGCCGTTGCAATTTTTGACAGCGGTGTTACCTGATCCAGCTTCACTTGGGCCTAGAACAAAAGGCAAGACAAATATCGGAAATATTTTCAGAGGTAAAAAAGATGGTGTAGAAAAAACTTATTATGTGTATAATGTGTGCGATCATCAGGAATGTTACAAGGAAGTCAGCTCACAGGCGATTTCCTACACAACAGGAGTACCCGCAATGATTGGAGCTGCAATGGTACTTACTGGAGAATGGAAAAAACCGGGAGTATTCAATGTGGAGGAAATGAATCCAGATCCATTTATGGATGCACTGAATAAATTTGGACTTCCTTGGGTTGAGGACTTTAATCCAACATTGGTTGATTAG
- a CDS encoding YARHG domain-containing protein, with translation MKTIFFIFTVLLILTGCGTQSETQNEKKSLGLSENELSEYTNRLRNFLKTNKDQVNQQDLLNEDGTPKITCSQKDVLLEALLTSPDAVTNGNSIPLIAGMLYAQQLKIINEAACYNSDGTITAPKKETDTTEQATSNPSEYENQNTSENSTSISSTNKNTNDLDLEDLNNLKHEVMDNGNESAFNKYSKYQLKILRNMMFAERGFAFKKGGEMRTYFENKSWYSPTIEDQSEIQLNDYDKEFVLKLKKYEGID, from the coding sequence ATGAAAACAATATTTTTTATATTTACAGTTTTATTAATACTGACAGGTTGCGGTACTCAATCCGAAACACAAAACGAAAAAAAATCTCTAGGATTGTCTGAAAATGAATTATCAGAATATACTAACAGATTAAGAAATTTTCTAAAAACTAATAAAGATCAAGTTAATCAACAAGATTTACTAAATGAAGATGGAACACCAAAAATAACTTGCTCTCAAAAAGATGTTTTATTAGAAGCATTACTGACTTCACCCGATGCAGTAACGAATGGCAATTCTATACCACTTATAGCAGGGATGCTATATGCACAGCAATTAAAGATTATTAATGAAGCTGCTTGTTATAATTCTGACGGAACTATTACTGCACCTAAAAAAGAAACAGACACAACAGAACAAGCAACTTCAAATCCTTCTGAATACGAAAATCAAAATACCTCTGAAAATTCTACTTCAATTTCATCAACAAATAAAAATACAAATGATTTAGATTTAGAAGATTTAAATAATTTAAAGCATGAAGTTATGGATAATGGAAATGAATCTGCATTTAATAAATATAGTAAATATCAATTGAAAATTTTACGAAATATGATGTTTGCAGAAAGAGGGTTTGCGTTTAAAAAAGGTGGAGAAATGAGAACATATTTTGAAAACAAGTCTTGGTACTCACCAACAATTGAAGATCAATCAGAAATTCAATTAAACGACTATGATAAAGAATTCGTACTTAAACTAAAGAAATATGAGGGAATTGACTAA